A genomic region of Vitis vinifera cultivar Pinot Noir 40024 chromosome 7, ASM3070453v1 contains the following coding sequences:
- the LOC104878599 gene encoding uncharacterized protein LOC104878599 isoform X2, which produces MEKKKKDPKFTSTPASASQELDTNSEHLSKEEQNQSGVAFAAKNAVTSSPSHENASSLSQQYPSIMQWPYTPQHAAEQSLISRPSIPTQAPSPVILSRYQQLPHQQPYPIQPPPHLAQSTTPFWLPQRPGYHFSSTNTPASYQPLTPLGTADANWQVSTLNGGGTSSNNQQQMPGFCYHIGYPYPGFPGPWDPSSWWCQTQQLQPACTYAYPGACSYFSSQPPPLPGCSATVEQHFQRGTIQLPAKLSQKHQQLWESQSAQNVQLWTVIGQLQSELADYKSRLLKLEAEASSAKVTGEEPTSQTIGTALAGQTSKRGRPKKPIPAVDALPSLDESHPRTRGRKPAVLKVQSETRTLNFEKECLNKVEDKGKANHSSATTQQEDDGKMTCAFINSSGDIEIDRSNPMMPPFHSQVHQDIPGVQVSSIGLNTSSDMKTSSDKPEDPKTAFSILYSHVRQIKTEGASSTYIEAATNSNLGWPSNISFEDCGRNVLNMSSQGFYDNGGVIRQVSKVIPGWSFGHEEDASRDLGDAAIGGPGKDVDVEDMEDASSGAEDCSIQR; this is translated from the exons atggaaaagaagaagaaggatcccAAGTTTACTTCTACTCCTGCTTCTGCTAGTCAAGAACTTGACACCAATAGCGAACACTTG AGCAAGGAAGAACAGAACCAGTCAGGTGTCGCTTTTGCTGCCAAGAATGCTGTAACTAGTAGCCCTTCACATGAAAATGCATCTTCCTTAAGTCAACAATACCCTTCAATTATGCAATGGCCATACACACCTCAACATGCTGCGGAACAGTCCTTGATTTCTAGACCCTCTATTCCAACCCAAGCACCTTCACCTGTCATCCTAAGCCGGTATCAGCAATTACCGCATCAGCAGCCATATCCCATCCAGCCACCGCCGCATTTAGCCCAATCAACCACTCCATTTTGGCTTCCCCAGAGACCTGGTTATCATTTTAGCAGCACTAATACCCCTGCCTCTTATCAGCCACTCACTCCCCTAGGAACAGCTGATGCTAACTGGCAAGTTTCTACCCTCAATGGAGGAGGGACTTCATCAAATAACCAACAACAGATGCCAGGTTTCTGTTACCACATTGGATACCCATATCCAGGATTTCCAG GTCCTTGGGATCCCTCATCTTGGTGGTGTCAAACACAACAATTGCAGCCTGCTTGTACCTATGCTTACCCAGGAGCATGCAGCTACTTTTCTTCACAGCCACCACCATTGCCAGGCTGCTCGGCAACTGTTGAACAACACTTTCAAAGAGGAACAATCCAGCTACCAGCAAAACTTTCTCAGAAGCACCAGCAACTCTGGGAGAGTCAA TCAGCACAGAATGTTCAACTGTGGACTGTTATTGGTCAGTTGCAATCAGAATTGGCTGATTACAAGAGCCGCTTATTGAAGTTAGAAGCAGAGGCTTCATCTGCAAAAGTGACAGGGGAAGAGCCCACTTCTCAAACTATTGGGACTGCTTTAGCTGGACAGACGTCAAAGAGAGGACGGCCAAAAAAACCAATTCCTGCAGTTGATGCACTACCTTCTTTGGATGAGTCTCATCCCCGAACTCGTGGTAGAAAACCTGCAGTATTGAAAGTCCAATCTGAAACCAGGACACTCAATTTTGAGAAAGAATGCCTAAACAAAGTGGAAGATAAAGGAAAAGCAAACCACTCTAGTGCTACAACGCAACAAGAAGACGATGGAAAAATGACATGTGCCTTCATAAACAGTAGTGGCGACATTGAGATTGACAGAAGCAACCCAATGATGCCTCCATTTCATAGTCAAGTTCATCAAGACATTCCTGGAGTGCAAGTAAGCAGCATTGGCCTCAATACCTCCTCAGACATGAAAACAAGTAGTGATAAGCCTGAGGACCCTAAAACTGCCTTCTCAATTCTGTATTCACATGTTAGGCAGATCAAAACTGAGGGTGCTTCCAGCACTTACATAGAAGCTGCAACCAACTCCAATCTTGGGTGGCCTTCAAATATCAGCTTTGAAGACTGTGGGAGAAATGTGTTAAATATGAGCTCACAAGGTTTCTACGACAATGGTGGTGTTATCAGACAGGTAAGTAAGGTCATTCCTGGATGGAGTTTTGGGCATGAAGAGGATGCTTCTAGAGATCTTGGAGATGCCGCAATAGGAGGGCCAGGGAAAGATGTAGATGTGGAGGATATGGAAGATGCTAGCTCAGGTGCTGAAGATTGCTCCATCCAAAGATGA
- the LOC104878599 gene encoding uncharacterized protein LOC104878599 isoform X1, with amino-acid sequence MEKKKKDPKFTSTPASASQELDTNSEHLSKEEQNQSGVAFAAKNAVTSSPSHENASSLSQQYPSIMQWPYTPQHAAEQSLISRPSIPTQAPSPVILSRYQQLPHQQPYPIQPPPHLAQSTTPFWLPQRPGYHFSSTNTPASYQPLTPLGTADANWQVSTLNGGGTSSNNQQQMPGFCYHIGYPYPGFPGPWDPSSWWCQTQQLQPACTYAYPGACSYFSSQPPPLPGCSATVEQHFQRGTIQLPAKLSQKHQQLWESQTFVLVLKMQSAQNVQLWTVIGQLQSELADYKSRLLKLEAEASSAKVTGEEPTSQTIGTALAGQTSKRGRPKKPIPAVDALPSLDESHPRTRGRKPAVLKVQSETRTLNFEKECLNKVEDKGKANHSSATTQQEDDGKMTCAFINSSGDIEIDRSNPMMPPFHSQVHQDIPGVQVSSIGLNTSSDMKTSSDKPEDPKTAFSILYSHVRQIKTEGASSTYIEAATNSNLGWPSNISFEDCGRNVLNMSSQGFYDNGGVIRQVSKVIPGWSFGHEEDASRDLGDAAIGGPGKDVDVEDMEDASSGAEDCSIQR; translated from the exons atggaaaagaagaagaaggatcccAAGTTTACTTCTACTCCTGCTTCTGCTAGTCAAGAACTTGACACCAATAGCGAACACTTG AGCAAGGAAGAACAGAACCAGTCAGGTGTCGCTTTTGCTGCCAAGAATGCTGTAACTAGTAGCCCTTCACATGAAAATGCATCTTCCTTAAGTCAACAATACCCTTCAATTATGCAATGGCCATACACACCTCAACATGCTGCGGAACAGTCCTTGATTTCTAGACCCTCTATTCCAACCCAAGCACCTTCACCTGTCATCCTAAGCCGGTATCAGCAATTACCGCATCAGCAGCCATATCCCATCCAGCCACCGCCGCATTTAGCCCAATCAACCACTCCATTTTGGCTTCCCCAGAGACCTGGTTATCATTTTAGCAGCACTAATACCCCTGCCTCTTATCAGCCACTCACTCCCCTAGGAACAGCTGATGCTAACTGGCAAGTTTCTACCCTCAATGGAGGAGGGACTTCATCAAATAACCAACAACAGATGCCAGGTTTCTGTTACCACATTGGATACCCATATCCAGGATTTCCAG GTCCTTGGGATCCCTCATCTTGGTGGTGTCAAACACAACAATTGCAGCCTGCTTGTACCTATGCTTACCCAGGAGCATGCAGCTACTTTTCTTCACAGCCACCACCATTGCCAGGCTGCTCGGCAACTGTTGAACAACACTTTCAAAGAGGAACAATCCAGCTACCAGCAAAACTTTCTCAGAAGCACCAGCAACTCTGGGAGAGTCAA ACGTTTGTTCTGGTTCTGAAAATGCAGTCAGCACAGAATGTTCAACTGTGGACTGTTATTGGTCAGTTGCAATCAGAATTGGCTGATTACAAGAGCCGCTTATTGAAGTTAGAAGCAGAGGCTTCATCTGCAAAAGTGACAGGGGAAGAGCCCACTTCTCAAACTATTGGGACTGCTTTAGCTGGACAGACGTCAAAGAGAGGACGGCCAAAAAAACCAATTCCTGCAGTTGATGCACTACCTTCTTTGGATGAGTCTCATCCCCGAACTCGTGGTAGAAAACCTGCAGTATTGAAAGTCCAATCTGAAACCAGGACACTCAATTTTGAGAAAGAATGCCTAAACAAAGTGGAAGATAAAGGAAAAGCAAACCACTCTAGTGCTACAACGCAACAAGAAGACGATGGAAAAATGACATGTGCCTTCATAAACAGTAGTGGCGACATTGAGATTGACAGAAGCAACCCAATGATGCCTCCATTTCATAGTCAAGTTCATCAAGACATTCCTGGAGTGCAAGTAAGCAGCATTGGCCTCAATACCTCCTCAGACATGAAAACAAGTAGTGATAAGCCTGAGGACCCTAAAACTGCCTTCTCAATTCTGTATTCACATGTTAGGCAGATCAAAACTGAGGGTGCTTCCAGCACTTACATAGAAGCTGCAACCAACTCCAATCTTGGGTGGCCTTCAAATATCAGCTTTGAAGACTGTGGGAGAAATGTGTTAAATATGAGCTCACAAGGTTTCTACGACAATGGTGGTGTTATCAGACAGGTAAGTAAGGTCATTCCTGGATGGAGTTTTGGGCATGAAGAGGATGCTTCTAGAGATCTTGGAGATGCCGCAATAGGAGGGCCAGGGAAAGATGTAGATGTGGAGGATATGGAAGATGCTAGCTCAGGTGCTGAAGATTGCTCCATCCAAAGATGA